The following are encoded in a window of Helicoverpa armigera isolate CAAS_96S chromosome 24, ASM3070526v1, whole genome shotgun sequence genomic DNA:
- the LOC110383198 gene encoding maternal protein exuperantia, giving the protein MAMVSEAKANGGEMEATNELPPALAEKPAGLPPGKYALVGWDMDTTGRRLIDEICQIAAYTPKQSYSQYIMPYGDLNPGARRRHNVRVVTVGRYRMLKDTNTHKILKTKSEISALSDFLDWLEKEKGDGSVILIYHEPRRLSPTMLLEALTRYKLLDRFKSIVAGFADSYALAADKCKATVKSVSLRVLARVLLDADSLSVDSALERATAAYRIVEHLAQGEQQEVGAGGEGAAASRDMVETARVWARPVHTELDALATLKKLLERQNTFRPVFAPLLRSARPERKRVTQLRRLLADAGLLYDQLKDAWQEQKLVGLEKQMSSLTVSAKEEDIKELIEIFDCHFDPAKEPKGPKPRIPRNKNRAASSAGETGEAEGSTSESQNSSPHNSPNKTSNDVAAGDSSQVASSSEPVAAN; this is encoded by the exons ATGGCAATGGTGTCCGAAGCGAAGGCGAACGGGGGCGAGATGGAGGCGACCAACGAGCTTCCGCCAGCGTTGGCAGAGAAGCCAGCAGGCTTGCCTCCGGGCAAGTACGCGCTGGTCGGCTGGGACATGGATACCACTGGCCGCAGGCTTATTGATGAG ATCTGCCAGATAGCTGCCTACACGCCGAAGCAGTCGTACTCTCAGTATATAATGCCTTACGGCGACCTGAACCCGGGTGCGAGACGCCGACACAACGTCCGCGTTGTCACTGTGGGACGTTACCGCATGCTCAAAGATACTAATACTCATAAG ATATTGAAAACTAAGTCTGAGATATCCGCCCTGTCCGACTTCCTGGACTGGTTGGAGAAGGAGAAGGGAGACGGCAGCGTGATCCTCATCTACCACGAGCCACGACGCCTTAGCCCCACCATGCTGCTTGAAGCTCTCACCAG ATACAAGCTTCTGGACCGTTTCAAATCCATAGTCGCCGGTTTCGCGGACAGCTACGCTCTAGCGGCCGACAAATGCAAGGCCACAGTGAAGTCGGTGTCCCTCCGAGTGTTGGCGCGAGTGCTGTTGGACGCCGACTCTCTGTCTGTGGACAGCGCCCTCGAACGTGCTACTGCAGCTTATAGGATTGTCGAGCATTTGGCACAAG GTGAGCAGCAAGAAGTGGGCGCGGGCGGCGAGGGCGCGGCGGCGAGCCGCGACATGGTGGAGACTGCTCGAGTGTGGGCGCGGCCCGTGCACACCGAGCTCGACGCGCTCGCCACGCTCAAGAAACTGCTCGAGAG ACAGAACACGTTCCGGCCGGTGTTCGCGCCGCTGCTGCGGTCGGCGCGGCCGGAGCGCAAGCGCGTGACGCAGCTGCGGCGCCTGCTGGCCGACGCCGGCCTGCTCTACGACCAGCTCAAGGACGCCTGGCAGGAACAGAAGCTCGTCG GCTTGGAGAAGCAGATGTCGTCGCTGACCGTGTCGGCTAAGGAGGAAGACATAAAAGAACTGATTGAGATATTTGACTGCCATTTCGACCCCGCCAAGGAGCCGAAGGGACCAAAACCAAGAATTCCCAGGAATAAAAATAGA GCCGCATCGTCCGCGGGCGAGACGGGTGAGGCGGAGGGCAGCACCAGCGAGTCGCAGAACAGCTCGCCACATAACTCACCCAATAAGACTAGCAATG